From the genome of Ignavibacteriales bacterium:
ATGCATTTGCATGGTAATAACAAGCCCGATAATAAATCCGGTTACACTAACAATAGGAAGAGTTTTAATTCCAAGCTCATCCATGTGTTTTCGGATTTGGTCAATTTCGTAAGGTGGAATAAAAATTTGTTTAAAGAATTGAATTTGAAACTGCCAGAGTCCTGCCAGCATTATGAAAAATTCTGTTAAACGCAATTCCATTTTGCCCGGTTTAACATTTAAGTTTTTAGAATTTTTCATTTTGGGAATATATTTTGAATTATTTTTTTAATCGTAGATTCAAACTAAGAAATTTTTCGCAAAGTTTTTGAGTGTATTTAATTGTTGTGAATTAAATCAAGATTTTTTTCACATAAAAGCATTTTCATAGTGATTAATAACTGGGTTTGAACCATCACCAAGCAAAATTGCAACAACATCAAACCTGCAGTCGGCCTCATCAATTTCTTTATCAAAAAGATAAAGCTCCGCCATTTTTTTTATTTGTTTGATTTTTTTTGGATTGATAGCATACTCAGGCTCACCATACTCAAGATTAATTCTGGATTTAACCTCTACAAAAACTAATTGATTTTTGTCATTGGCAATTACATCAATTTCACCTTTTGTGCTGTAGTGATAATTTCGTTCAATAATTATAAAACCTTTTTCCGTAAGATATTTTACCGCTATATCCTCTCCTTCTTTTCCGAGATCTCTTTTGTTTTTTTCACTCATTAGTTATCACTTTCGATAAAAGATAACTCAGTTTGATTTGCGTGTTCAAATATCTTTTTAAGAAAAGTCTTTCTGTGCAACGGACAGGCGCCATATTTCAAAACGGTTTTAATATGTTCAGTAGTTGGATAACCTTTATTTGTTTCCCAGCCATAAAGCGGAAACTTTTTTGAATATTTCATCATTATTCTATCACGTATGACTTTTGCGATGATTGAAGCTGATGCTATCGATAAAGATTTAGAATCACCTTTAACTATTGGGATTACATCAGCATAATAACTGAATGATTTATTTCCATCAACAAGAATAACGTGTGGTTGAATCTTTAATTTTTTTACAGATGTTTTCATTGCAAGCAGAGATGCTTGGAGTATATTTATTTTATCAATTTTCTTATGCGATATTTCAGTATATGCATAAGCAAGTGCGTTTTTTCGTATCACATCAAAAAGTTCATCTCTAAGATTTGCAGATAGTTTTTTTGAATCATTAATTCGGTAATCATAAAAATCATTTGGAAGAATTACAGCTGCTGCAACTACCGGTCCGGCTAATGGACCTCGTCCTGCTTCATCCGTTCCGGCGAGATATTTAATATCACCAACTAAATATTTTTTATCAAAATTTTTCACCTGCCAAACCAAATTGCAATTAAGCCGATCAACATATTTAATTTTAAGATGCTGCTTATGATGGAATATTTATTTCCTTTTTTCTTATCAAATAAAAATTTTATACACAATACAAGCAGTGGATTTACAAATATCATTACAATTAAAAAGTATTCTATTTTATATAAATGAGTTAAAAAGGGATAAAATGTGGCTCCAAGTAATAAAACTATTATTAGAGAAATAATTCTATTTGATTTATCAATTCCAAATATGATTGGGAAAGTTCTATATTTTAATTTTGAATCGCCTTCAATATCCTGAATATCTTTTACTATTTCTCTTATTAGGTTAATCAAAAAAGCAAATACGGCTGGAACGATTGCGGCAATTGGATTATCAGCAGCGTATCCACCGTAAATAAAGGCTAAACCTGTAATCAATGCTATCGTTACATTTCCGATCAATGGCATTCGTTTCAAATAAGCTGAATATATAAAGAGTAATAATGTAACAACAAAAACAATAGTTAAAAGAACTGAGGATAAACTTGCTGCAATAAAAACTGAAGCACAATTAATAAATAAATAATAATACCATGCTTGTTTTTTAGAAATTGAGCTCACTACCAAAACTCTTCGTGGATGTGATATTTTATCTGACTCAATATCGTAAATATCATTAATTATATTTCCTGATCCAGCCGTTAAAGCCGCAGCTAATGAGGCTAAAACCATAAACGATAAATCTAAATTTTCTTTTTGAGATATATAGATTGCAACTACAACTACAAAAAATGTTACTATAACATTTAGCGGGCGTGTAATTTTTATGTATGCAAGGATATGTTTTGAAATGTTCATCTTTAAATAAAAAAATGCTGCCTCAAAATAATCGAAGCAGCACTTAAAGAGAAACTTAATTTTATTTATTTATCAAACTCAACTTTTTTATGAGTTCCATCGCAGTAAGGTTTATTATTTGAGCCACCGCAGCGGCAAAGAAATATTTTACCCTCTTTTAACGTCTCATTTCCTTCTTTATCTACAATAGTGCACGACCCTTCGAACATTATCGGTCCACCTGAAATTATTTTAATGTTAGTTATTACTTCGCTTGAATTTGCAGGTTTTGTTGCTTCCGGTTTATCTGTCATTTCATTATTCCTTATATATGTTAACGCACCTGATGGACACGAATTTACCGTGTTTATTATTTCATCTGTATTTGCCGAATGTATTTTAATCCATGGGCGATCTTTAGGATTAAATACTTTCCCTAAACCCCGAACACAATTACCTGAATGTATGCAAACATTCGGTTTCCAAATAACTGAAATTTCGCCATTCGTGTATTCTTTTTGATTAATCATAAATACTTAACCTTTATTAAATATAATTAGTTCCATTAATTAAAATTCATTTAATATTCCAAAATGGATTTTTCCATCGCTAAAAGTATCACCTTCACCGAGTGCATAACTTACTCTTAAAACACCCAATGCGGTTTCAAGATTTAAACCTAGTCCAAAACCATAAAGAAACTCTTCTGACTTAATGATATTTTTTTCAATATCTTCAGGACGCAAATAGTAACCTGTATCAAAAAATATAAATCCGTAAGAACGTCTAGTTAACAAAGCGCGATATTCTAAGTTAGACCAAAATATTCTCGCTCCTATAAACTGTTCCTCTCTATATCCACGTAAAGAATTTGTGCCGCCAAGTCTAAATAAGTCACTATTTTCAAAAGTTGAACCGCGTAGCTCTTTTACGTTTACCCCAGCAGCAATAATTTGTCTCGCAAATAATTCATAGAAAATGTAAAAGCTAGATGAAAATCTTTGAAGATCGACGGAGGTTTGTAAAGCTGGTGTGATATATTCAACAGGACCATTAATTGTTTTTCTACTAAAGGAATAAGCGTTAACAAATAAAAAGCCTTTTGTAGGTGAATAAGGATCGTCTCGTGTATCAATTCTTATATTAGCACCAGTTGTAATGTATGAAGAGTTATATATAGTAAAAACAGGAATAGTTCTAACTGTTGGCACAACCGTCTCAGCAGCCAGAATCAATGATGCCGAGATATTTTCTGTTGCTAAATATTCAACTGTCCCTTCATATTTTCGCTGCACATAAGTTGTATCCTGAGCCCTTTGATAAAGTCCAAGATTTATATTTACTGGAAAATCTAGTAACCATGGCTCCAGATACTTTAATTCCAATTCTTGGGAATCACGATTATACTTATTCCATCTGATTGCTGCTGACCTGCCAGTTCCAAATAAATTTCTTAATGAGATATTTACAAGTCCTGTAATGTAACCAGAGTTTTCATTTTTGCCTGGTGGAATGTAACCTATAATTCCATCAAAGTTTTTTGGACTTTTTCTTTTACTTCTACAAGTAAAATACCTTCATTTTTAGAATTGATATAAAACTGCGGAACAGCTACAGGATCAAAAAACCTTAATCGATTTAACCTATTTGGAAATTCTTCAATTCTATTTTGTATATATGGCTCACCCGATTCTAATCGAAGCTCTCGGATTATTACATAATCCTTAGTCGATGTATTACCGCGAACATCAACCTTATCTATCTTGTTTACATTACCGCTTATTATATTAAGATAAATATCTGCAAAATTTTCGTCATTCAAAGAATCTTTATAAACATATACCGAACTGATTTTAACTTTAGCAAAAGGATGACCTGAATTTTCAAATTGGGTTAATATTTGTTCAATACTTAATTCAATTGCCTGCTTACTAAATATTTGTCTTTTTAAATAATCAAACTGACTGAGCATACGTATATCCGCAGCGGTATCACTTCCTTCAAAATAAATATTTTTTACAATTACAGGATTGCCTTCATCTATATCCAAGATAATTTCAAACAATACAGAATCATCTGAAACAATCAGTTCGACGTTATTGATGTAAAAAAATAATACCCTTGTAATAAAATGTTTCTTACGATTTTAGATTTTACGGAATCAATTATTCCATTGAAAATAGGTTGTGTTAAGCGAAGTTCTGACCATTTTAGATATTCGGAATCATCAAAATTAATATTGCCTTTCACATCAAATGAAGAGAGCTTTTGGGCCGATATTAATGAAGAAAAGAAAAATAAAATTACTAAACTAAATTTCGCGAGGCGAGTCATCGATTGTCTTTGTTTTTTTTCCAACCGGTAAAATTTCTACTTTATCTTTAAATAAAATTACATCTTCTTTGCTAACGGAAGAAATATCAAAAGTTTTGGCATTCAATCCTGCAGTAGCTGTTGAAAATTTTAAGGATTCCTCAAATAAATCAGAATTAATCCAGCTGTTTACAATTCCAGCAACAAAACTATCGCCGCTTCCGGTTGCATCAACTTCCTGAATTTGCAAAGGCTTAATTTTATAAATGTAATTGAAATTAGAAGCGTAAAAATTATTACTCCCATTTGTTAAATAAACACGCTTAATGTTTTTTTTGTAAAGACTATTTAGAAATTCAATTACTGATTTTTCATCATCAAAATTAACAGACAATGCGTTAACTATTTCAGAATAATTATTGTGAATAATTGTTGGAGAAGCATCAATACAGTCTTGCAAGTGATTGCCGTAAGTATCACAAATTGAAACTTTATCATACCTGTTTGCTAATTCAATTCCAAAAGCGAATATTGAATCAGTTTCAATCGATGGTGAACTACCTGAAAAAATAACAATTTCACTGTTCTGAATCATTTTATCTAATTTTGATTTGAACTCATCAACTTCGGTTTGCGAAATTTTTGGATCCTCTGAAAAGAAAGATGAAACAATTTTATCTTTTTCTGATAACACTACAGCAGCGTGTCTTGTTTCTGATTTTGTAGAAACAAATGTAAAATCAATTCCATCGCTTTTCAATAAATCGCGATAAAGCTTTCCATTTGTTCCACCAGAAAAAAAATAATTATAAGATTTTACTCCAAACTTTTTTAATTGGCGACTAACGTTTAATCCTTTGCCGCCTGCAAATAATTTTGTGAAGGAGTTTCTATTTACGGTTCCAAACTTTACTTGCTCGTAAGTAAATATTCGTTCTAAAAGTGGATTGAGAGTTATTATTAGAATCATGATCAAAAAAACAAATAAGTAAAATATTAATATCTGTAACGGTACAAATCGCCGGTTAATGGTGTCATTAATCTATAATCTCCAAAACCTGTTTGATCAAGAAAAACAAAACTTCTATTAATATCATAGTATTCCCAAACTTCATAAGGTTTAGAATCATATTCAAATGGATGTCTATCAATATTATTTGGTGCTCCAAGTATAGTATAGACCATTCCCCTGTCTGAGCGCCAGCCTTCGGTATAGTTTGAAAAATTTTCATTAGCATATTCGATTCTACGGAAGTACTCGTCAAATATTTCATTTTCATCATTGTTTGGCGAAGGGTCTTTTTTCTTCCAATACTCCAAAAATCTTTTTGTTTTTTCTGATGTGGTTTCGGCATCTTGCATATTATCAAGTTCTTCTGGAGTGGCAATATAAACCGTTTGAGAAATTGCTTTATCTATATCGGTGATAACAACCGGTAAGCCTTTCCAGTGTGAATAAAAAGCTTTATTAACTGTCTGAATCGCTTTTGAGTTTTCATCAAGCATTGAAACACTTAATGAATACACGCCAAGATCAAAAGAGAATTCTGAAAGAGAATAAAATACTTTGTTTATCCCGGGTTTTAAATCCCTATCCTCAACTTCTTTATGGATTAGATTCTTTTCTGAATTAAGAACAGAATATTCAAAAGATTTCTTTGTATCAACAGAATCCTTAACATAAACTTCATAATAAAATTGAACCCTGTTTTTAGAGCTTGGGATATTACGGCTTATATTCGGAATGAGTTCATTTTTACCTGTTGCGTTATCCGATTTTGAAATCATTAATATGTCGCTTAGGGTTATATCACCAACATATTCTTTAACTGTAAAAATATTTTCACCAATAGCTTCTTGCCTAGAATCCTTATCCGAAAGCATTGTTCGTATTGAATAGGTCCCTGGTAAAAGATCGAAAGTTCTTTTGCTTAATTTATAATTTTCTTTAGTTGTAGTCATTCCAAAATCAATAACATTAATTATTTCATTCCAGGTTTTTTCAACAATTAATTTTTTTTTAGAGCTATCAAATACGGAAGCTGTAATTGAATATTTTGCAGTAAATCCTAGGTTTGACTTTAGAAACTGCACATTTTTATATGGTACTTGAATATAAATATCAACGGAAGAAAGCCCAGGTTTATCTGATTGTATGTTGACTAAGTCTTGAAAATAAACAGCATCACTTATCTTTTTCTTAACTTCATTATTTGTGTTTTCCTGAGCCAAAGAATTAAATGTTGCAAATAAACAGATAAGGCTGCACAAAAAAGTTCTCATTATTCTTTCCTTTCTTTTGTCAAAACATTACCAAACAAATCATACTCATCGTAATCAAATATCTCAACATCATAAAAATTGCCGATTTTAACTTTGTTATTTTTTTTATCTATTAAAATCTCCCCATCAACTTCAGGTGCATCACGATATGATCTGCCAATGTAAAAATCCCCTTCAACACTTTCAACTAATACTTTTAGTTTTTTATTTATAAAAGATTCATTTTTTTGCAGTGATATTTCTTTTTGAATTTCCATCAAAACATTTTTTCTTCTTTCCTTTTCTTCTTCAGAAACAGGATCACCAAGAATATAACTTGATGTATTTTCTTCAACGCTAAAGGTAAAAGTTCCAACTCTATCAAACTTTATTTCTTTTATAAAATCACAAAGTTCTTCAAAGTCCGTTTCTTTTTCGTTTGGATATCCAACTATAAATGTAGTTCTAATTGTTATTTCCGGAATTTCTGCACGTAGTTTGTGTAACAATTTTCTTGTACGCTCTGCAGTAACTCCCCTTCGCATTGATTTTAAAACAT
Proteins encoded in this window:
- a CDS encoding (4Fe-4S)-binding protein, with protein sequence MINQKEYTNGEISVIWKPNVCIHSGNCVRGLGKVFNPKDRPWIKIHSANTDEIINTVNSCPSGALTYIRNNEMTDKPEATKPANSSEVITNIKIISGGPIMFEGSCTIVDKEGNETLKEGKIFLCRCGGSNNKPYCDGTHKKVEFDK
- a CDS encoding ribonuclease HII, translated to MKNFDKKYLVGDIKYLAGTDEAGRGPLAGPVVAAAVILPNDFYDYRINDSKKLSANLRDELFDVIRKNALAYAYTEISHKKIDKINILQASLLAMKTSVKKLKIQPHVILVDGNKSFSYYADVIPIVKGDSKSLSIASASIIAKVIRDRIMMKYSKKFPLYGWETNKGYPTTEHIKTVLKYGACPLHRKTFLKKIFEHANQTELSFIESDN
- a CDS encoding YraN family protein, with the translated sequence MSEKNKRDLGKEGEDIAVKYLTEKGFIIIERNYHYSTKGEIDVIANDKNQLVFVEVKSRINLEYGEPEYAINPKKIKQIKKMAELYLFDKEIDEADCRFDVVAILLGDGSNPVINHYENAFM
- a CDS encoding geranylgeranylglycerol-phosphate geranylgeranyltransferase, whose translation is MNISKHILAYIKITRPLNVIVTFFVVVVAIYISQKENLDLSFMVLASLAAALTAGSGNIINDIYDIESDKISHPRRVLVVSSISKKQAWYYYLFINCASVFIAASLSSVLLTIVFVVTLLLFIYSAYLKRMPLIGNVTIALITGLAFIYGGYAADNPIAAIVPAVFAFLINLIREIVKDIQDIEGDSKLKYRTFPIIFGIDKSNRIISLIIVLLLGATFYPFLTHLYKIEYFLIVMIFVNPLLVLCIKFLFDKKKGNKYSIISSILKLNMLIGLIAIWFGR
- a CDS encoding GWxTD domain-containing protein; translated protein: MRTFLCSLICLFATFNSLAQENTNNEVKKKISDAVYFQDLVNIQSDKPGLSSVDIYIQVPYKNVQFLKSNLGFTAKYSITASVFDSSKKKLIVEKTWNEIINVIDFGMTTTKENYKLSKRTFDLLPGTYSIRTMLSDKDSRQEAIGENIFTVKEYVGDITLSDILMISKSDNATGKNELIPNISRNIPSSKNRVQFYYEVYVKDSVDTKKSFEYSVLNSEKNLIHKEVEDRDLKPGINKVFYSLSEFSFDLGVYSLSVSMLDENSKAIQTVNKAFYSHWKGLPVVITDIDKAISQTVYIATPEELDNMQDAETTSEKTKRFLEYWKKKDPSPNNDENEIFDEYFRRIEYANENFSNYTEGWRSDRGMVYTILGAPNNIDRHPFEYDSKPYEVWEYYDINRSFVFLDQTGFGDYRLMTPLTGDLYRYRY
- a CDS encoding 1-phosphofructokinase; the encoded protein is MILIITLNPLLERIFTYEQVKFGTVNRNSFTKLFAGGKGLNVSRQLKKFGVKSYNYFFSGGTNGKLYRDLLKSDGIDFTFVSTKSETRHAAVVLSEKDKIVSSFFSEDPKISQTEVDEFKSKLDKMIQNSEIVIFSGSSPSIETDSIFAFGIELANRYDKVSICDTYGNHLQDCIDASPTIIHNNYSEIVNALSVNFDDEKSVIEFLNSLYKKNIKRVYLTNGSNNFYASNFNYIYKIKPLQIQEVDATGSGDSFVAGIVNSWINSDLFEESLKFSTATAGLNAKTFDISSVSKEDVILFKDKVEILPVGKKTKTIDDSPREI
- a CDS encoding BamA/TamA family outer membrane protein yields the protein MIGYIPPGKNENSGYITGLVNISLRNLFGTGRSAAIRWNKYNRDSQELELKYLEPWLLDFPVNINLGLYQRAQDTTYVQRKYEGTVEYLATENISASLILAAETVVPTVRTIPVFTIYNSSYITTGANIRIDTRDDPYSPTKGFLFVNAYSFSRKTINGPVEYITPALQTSVDLQRFSSSFYIFYELFARQIIAAGVNVKELRGSTFENSDLFRLGGTNSLRGYREEQFIGARIFWSNLEYRALLTRRSYGFIFFDTGYYLRPEDIEKNIIKSEEFLYGFGLGLNLETALGVLRVSYALGEGDTFSDGKIHFGILNEF